The sequence below is a genomic window from Aureispira sp. CCB-E.
CCATATTTATTGTGTAATTTTAATCGAATCGTATTTTCATCTCCTAATGATAATTGTCTGGGCAAAGTACGTTCGCAAGCAATCTGCACCCCTTTGTTAAACAACAAAAAAACATCTACTACTACAATAGCAACCGCCGCCACCAATGCTGCCTTGGCTACTGGCATTAGAAAATAGAAGGGAAAACTGGCAACAAATAGAGCTATGACAGCACCAAATAGCCAGAAAAATCGGGCTCCAAGAAAGACATCTTGGAGGGTAAGTGTTCTAATTATTTTTTTCCACATAAGTATTATTTCTACAATTTATTGGTAGTCTAAACTATCAATAACTTATTTAGGGCTATTTGAGTTAAGCAATTAAGGTTTGTTGACAATTGTAAGTGAATTACTTAAAGATGATTTTCTTTATTCAACACAAAAAGTTAGGCTTTTTTTGTATAAAAAACAATTTTGTTAGCCGTTGAATCTACTGTATGTTCAAAAAAACAGGAACGGCTTCACTTTAGTTCAGATTAAATGGGATAATGTCGCGTATCTATTTGTTTTCTATAATAGTAGTTGTTTAAAATTTGAACCTGTTCTTATTTTTTCATAAAAAAAGATTTTTTTTTGTTGGAGGCAGCGGATTATTATTTCGTCTCGTTTTATAAACAAAGGCAATTTTTTTCGTTACGTACCCAATGGTCTTATTATATAAGATCAAAGTAAAAGGCTAAAACAAAAGTTTACTAGAAGCAAACTCTTGTTACAAATTTTAAGGCAAATCTGAGCGGATTTGCCTTTTTGTTTTTAGTAGCCTTTGGCTTTTCTCTCAGATTGGCTTACTTTTGGTATATTACAACCATTAACCAACAGTTTGTGTTGTCACACAATCATAGATTTATGTTGTTGATTTAACTTATTGTCTTCATTTATTAGGTACTCTATAAAGTAAGTTTCTATCATTTTTACAGAGTACTAAGCAACTTTACTCAACTATCTATTTGCATGAATATCTTGTCAAAGATCATTTTCATTATCGTTTTTTCTTGTACTTTTTCTTTTGGGCAATCCCAAATTAAAGAGATGGTAATACTATCCTATGGTATTGGGAAACAGGACAGTCTGATTCGATTCCGAAAAACCATGCAATACGATACTCTTGGGCGATTGATGCAGAAGCAGAATTATTATTATCATATTCGAGATAATGGGCGATTGACAAAAGAAGAAAAAGCCTTCTTTGATCTGGACAAGCAGGTTTTGACAGAAGAAATTATTGATTATCCTGAAGGGAAAGAGCCACTTCGACAAAAATTAATCACACGCTATTTGGATTATCAAGCCAAAGAAGAAGACAGCAAGTACATCTTGCGCCAATTGTATGATAAGTTTGGAGAACTAGCCAAAGAAGACACTTTAACTTATGATGAGCAACAGAATTTGACAGAGTTATGCAGTTATAACTATACTGGCAGTACGTCTTTATCATGTAATTATTACACTTACAAAGATAGTTTAAAAACTAGATGGACAACTTATGCCAAGTGGAATACAATTAATATAAAAGGAGATGTGGTAGAACGGTCTGGAAAACGAAGAGACTACCGTTATAAATACAATAAAAAGGGACAATTAACACATACCTGTGGCAAGTACTACAAGAACCGTTTTCGTCAAAAAATTAAATATGACAAACAAGGGCATATTGTAGAGGATAAAACTATTTTAAGAAGAAAAATTAAGCAGGTCGGTAGTAAAGATAAACCTCCTAAAAAGAAATATCGAATCAACAAAGAGGAACATATTTTAACCTATAAGGATGGACGTTTGATTTCAGACATCAAAAGCATTAATAAAAAAGAAATCAACAAAAAAGAAGTAACCTATGAAAATGAACACATTAAAACTGTAAGAAAAACAATTAATGGTGCACTATTAGAAGAAGTTATTTATAGTTATAATAAAGATTGGAAAATTATAGAGAAGACAAGCAACCGCTATACTAAAAAGGGAAAAATCCACTATAGAACCATCTCTTACTTTGATGAGAAAGAAAATTTAATTAGAGAAGAGCAAAACATGGGGGGAAAAATTTTGTCTATAACAAGCTTTGTATACGATAGTCTAGGGAATTTAATAGAAAAAAGTTTATCGTCACATAATAATAAAAGTTTAGAAAAAACGCTGTATATTTATAAATACTACTAACACCAACTGTTCTTAATGTCTTCATTTTGCCTCTTTTGTGCATACAAAAAGCACTTTGAAGCAAGGCAAATTTGCAGTTTAGAACATGTTTTTAACCTAAATGAAAAATGTAGTACTGTGCATTTTATTGTAACAACGGAGCAGCTCTTTTGCTTCAACACGAGCTTAATAAATAAAAAAGCAGTTGCTATTCATTGAAAAACAAATAGATACAATTATGAAAAATACACTAATAATGCCATTCTTGCTATTCGTAGCTTTTGCATTATCAGGTACTTTACAAGCACAAGATGCGAAAATAAAATCGGTCGAATTCAAATCCTACGAACGACTCCCTGACCAACCTAAAGATTCTGACCTAATCCTTACTAAGAAGGAAATAAAAGAATACGATGAAAAAAATCGTATGATCAAATTAGAATTGCACTTGGCCAATCCGATTGGTGAGCTGGTCAAAAACAAAATTCGCACACAAGAATGGCAGCAAAACTTTAGAACAGATGAAGTCGCTACCTTTGACGAGATGGGAGATCCTATTTTAACGACCAAATCTTATATCTCGAATAAGAGTAAACTAACCATTAAGGAAGAATATACGGACTACATCAAAGCTCCTGGACATCAATATACCAAAATGTTCAGTTATACATCGACGGGAAAACCTGAAAAAATTACGTTGACCAATAAAGATAGTCGTAAAGTTGGAGAAGAAGTATATAAGTACAACAACGACAATGAAGAAACTTACTATAAAAAGTGGGAAGTGCTTCCAAATGGAAAGAAATATATGGAGATCAAAAAGACAGCTTATACGCAAGAGGGCTTTTTGGCTTCTTCTGAAAAAATGGTCAAAGATGGAAAAGATGTTTATAAAGATTTAATCACATTTCAACGCAACAAGGTAAAAGAGCACCTTAAGTTTAAGAATGGTGAGCAAATTAGCAACTTTGGTGGTGCTAAAGCTGGCTATGATCCTAGCAAAGCTAGGGTTTTGATGGAATTTGGTGGTGGCGATAGTGGCGGTGGCGGCTTCGGTGGTTTTGGTCTGTGGACCAATGAAGATGAATTTGACGATAAGGGTAATAAAATAAAAACTACTCAAATGGCTGGCGAAGAGATTACGCAAATTATCACGTATTCTTATGACAAAAATTCAAATCTTACTGAAACCAAAAAAGTCTCTTTTCATGAAGGCAAAGAAACCAGCAGCAGCAAGGAGGTCTTGGAATATGATCGCCATAATAACCTCTTAAAAAAGGCGCTTTATCAGGATGAAAAACTAATTTCTAAGTATACCTATGACTATACATATTTTTAAAATTTTTATTAGGTTCTTTCTATTTAGTTTGCTATCGGTACTGTTTGTGGTATTGGTAAGCTTTCAATCTCGTTTGCCTACTTCCTCTCCCAAGCCTCAAATCAAAACTCAAATTCATAAAACATTTGAACTAAAAAACAACGAAGCGATTCTTCAAAAACATACAGAAACAAAATACAATATACACGGTGAAATTATCGAACAGGCTGAATACACAGAAACAGATTTGGGAAAAGCAGCCTTGGAAAAATTAAAAATCATAAAATACAATGTAGAAGGTCTCTATATTGGTAATATGGTCTACAATCGAGATAATGCGCTAATTTGGAGTGAGGAAAATGAATATGACGAAACGGATCATGTAATTAAAATTACTCATACAGATTATATTCAGCCTTCCAACTCTACTTATACTACCTTGGTTTATGACGATGAAGATCGGGTGGTGCTAAGCAAAACATACAATCAAGCAGACAATCAGTTGAGTGAGCAAAAACGAACGTACTCTGCTACAGGAGAGCTCCTATCCGCCATCGACTGGTCCTATACGTATCAAAATTCTAAGTCAATAAAAAAAACAATTAGTTTAGAAAACCAATACAACAACAAAGGGCAAATTGTACAATCAACATTGCTTTCTCAAATAGGAAAAAACAGACTGAAGGATATCAAGTTGTTCAAAAATAATGCGATTATTGATTGGATCAAATATAAAAATGGTCGAATCGTAAGCCAATTTACAGCTGCCACAAGAGATACGACTGCTATTATAAAAGAATATGCCATCCCCCCTCCTATTCCAGAACAGAGGATCGTTTTGGAATACGATGATGCCAAAAGGGATCCACTAGAAAACATCCCGCACACTCCTTTCAAAACAGTTACGTACAAAACAAATAAATATGGTCTTCCTTCTAAAAAAATTACCAGAACTTATAATCAAGTTTCTGAGGTAGTCTATTATTTTTACAACGATAAGGAGGAATTAGTATCTGAAAAAACACACAACAAAATCTCCAGAGATACAGACGAAGTTAAGTACGAATACGACTCTTATAGTAATCCAGTAAAGAAAATGATTTTTCATAATGAAAAACAGGTGCAAGAGCATTTGTATCGTTACGAATATTATGGTTTATAATTGCAACTATTCTAAAACAATGCAAATGAATACTTAATTCATATTTTTATTGTAATAATACAATTAGCTATTTTTAACTCCCAAAACTTGGTATCCTTCTTGCACAACAAGAAATAACTACATAATTATTTTAGTAATCTAAATTGCTCTTAGGTCTATGCATAGAGAAAAATCTACAACTTTTATACTTATAATTTTATTAGGCTCTTTCTTCTCATTAAGCACCCATGCGCAGAAGCTTCAAATAAAATCTATTTTGCACCAACAGTATATACCTAATGACGAGGGCAAAATGGAATTGGCAGCGCAAGTAAAAAGAGAATTTAATTTGTTTAATAAACTTGCTCTTTTTGAAGAATACAAAGTGGATAAGGACGAAAAGTTAGAACTAACGGTCCAAGAAAAACTAAGCTACGACCCCAAAGGACGCCATCAAAATACGCTAAAATATAATGGCGAGGGTATTCTTCAAGCCGAATCCAAAATCTATTGGGATGAGTACAACAACAAAAGCAAAGTAGAGCAAATCAAATACGACGATGGCCAACAAACTTCTGTCGCTGTTACTTATTTATTAGAGTATAATAGCGAAGGTCAGAAAGAACAAGAAAAATTCTTTGATATTGATGGGACACAAATCAAGGGAAAGACTTGGTTCTACAACAATCAAAAAGAAATTAGCAAGTCGCTTCTTTGGATTGAGAATCGCAAAGAGCCTCGCAAAGAAATTTTGACCAACTACAAACGTAATAATGATGGCGACTTAGTACAGTCTATTACAACAGAGAAAGTCAATGGAAAAGAATTTAGAAAAGATATTCGCTATTTCAGCAACAACTATGTTGTTGAATGGAAAACATTTATTGATGGTAAACTAGAAAGTCACTTTTTTAACGAGTATAGAGATAGTGTTATCATTCGTACTACTCGCCAAAACAAAAGGCAAGTATTAACATTAGAAGAAGCTGCTAAAGAACAGGAACGCATCAATAAACGGACAAGTAAAAGTAAAATATCTAAAGCCAATAAGGATACTGATATCTTTGTCACGAATACAGAATATGATGCCTATGGCAATATTCTAGTGACCACCCAAAGCATCAATGATCGGGTTCTTACAGTAACTCAATATGCTTATGATGACTATGGCAATCAAATTAAATTGCTAAAGGTGGATAAAGAAAATGACATCAAGGAAGAAACATTAAAAGAATATGATGACTGGGGGAATATCTCTAAACAGATTTTCAAGAAAAATGATAAAATCGTAAAAGAAGATCATTATACTTATGAATATTTTCCTAGAGACTAAATATACTTGTCTATTAAAAAAAGTTGGTCGTTCGTTAATTTACTTTGATCAACGACACCAATCCATAAAATAGTCTAATATCTGTCAATTCTTGAGTTGACAGATATTCTTATTTTAAATCAACATGCTTTATGAACTATTATTACCTTATTTGTTTTGTCCTTTTTTTTAATTTTTGGGGAAGCTCATCTATCCTTAATGCTCAACCTCAAAGAAATTTAGATAGTGTTCAAACTATAATCCATACAACTTATAAATATAAAAATGGTGTTCCTCAGTTGTCTATGACAAAGGAAAGTGTTTACGACACCAATGCTATACTTATCCGTCAAGATAGATACCATTACATGGCTGTCGATACAGGATTTGCGCCCCGTACGCACTATTCTTTTGAATACAACCCTGCTCGAAAATTGGGTAGTTATTATACAGAACAACTAACCCATAGCGACAAACCCAAGCGTCAGTATAGCAAGCAACTTTCGAAATTCAAGAGTTATGACCACGAGCACAAACGTGAATGGGTTCGCTTGTACAAAAAAAACAGCAATTTGATGTTGCGTCAAGTCGAAAAAACCTTTGACAAAAATGGTTTTCCTACACAAACAAAAACGACCAACTACGATACTTCTCCCCCCAATAGTTCTTTAGAAAAAGTAAGCCGCAATGCCCTAGGTAATATTACCAATTGGGAATCCTTTGATGATGATGGAGATACAAAAATGCAAGCCCGTTCCTTTCAAGCAACTTATAAAAACGATAGCTTACTACTCCAATCTACAGGATATTTATACCATAATTGGAATCAAGTAATCAACAAGTACGATCGCTACAACCAACTAAAGAAAACAATTTTGAGGGCTGGTACTAGAGATTCTAATGGCAAGGTAAAACGAACCGACCAAACAATTACCACATACAAATACAATCTACCAGTAAAAACGATCGAAAAAAGACTGAATAAGAAGGTAAAAACAATTACCTACACATTTAATGATAATGAAGAAATTCAACTGGTTGTAACTCCTGAAAAAACGTATGAAGAAAAGAAAACGTATGTTTATTTGGATAGTAGCAAACAACTTTTGACAACCTATACAGAAACCCTAGAAGGGCAGCCTTTTGTAAGAAAAGAAATTACTTATGATACAACTTCTAAAATTCAGACTTACACCGAAATTGAATATCGAAAAAATGGCAAGGACTGGAAAACCGTCAAAACGTATAACAACCGTGGCAATTATACACACATTGACTTTTTTATTGCCGATAAATTAAACAAAAGAGACGTGTATACATACACCTACTTTCCAAAAAAAGAAGAGGACTAACACGCTCTAAATTACAAAACGTCTAATTGGATATATCCCCAATTAGACGTTTTTCATTAAAAGCTTTAAATACTACTTTTTGTCTTTGGCAAAATCAAAAGTATACACCAACCCAAAGTCGACAAAGTGAAAAAGAGCAAAATTGTATACTTGAGCAACCGATGCTCCCCCTTCTATTAATCGATACCCTGCTTTGAGTTCTAAAGCATCAATTAAGTCATAGGTTACTCCCAAAAAGATATCTTCTGCTCGCCCTTGTGGTCCAACCAAAGCATCTCCTTTTAGCAAAATAGACAACTTCTTAATTGGAGAGTAAATTAGATTGAAACTAATTAACGGAACCGCTCCTAAATCAGTATCTTCTGCCGTCCGACCTTCTTGCTCCAATGCAATTCGAGCATCTCTCAAAAGAACAGAAGCACCTATTCCAAATCTTATTTTTTCTTTTCGAACGATATTATAACGATAACTCAATCGATAAGTATTAAATTTATAATACCCTGTAATATCATCGCCACTAAACGTCCTTCCTGCAAAATCAATCACTTGATTTTTGTAACTAACATACCGAAGTTCTAAAGGCGCTGCGGTTAACTGTATGTCATGTCGATCAATAATTGTATACGATACCTCTGCTCTTATAAATGGATTGATAGATTGCGGTCTAAAATCACTACTTAGAGAAAAAAATGTTCCTTTATCAACATCACCATTTGGTGTGCGGACGTCATTGTATTGATTAAAAGCAGTACCTGTTTCTACCGCCACTCTTAGTTGAGCGTTTGCAACTTGTATTCCCAATAAAAAGAAACTCGCTAGTAATATTTTTTTTATCATAATTCTTGCTTTTTCTTTATACAACACCAACCTCTTTAATTTGTTTGCAGCAGTGGCAAAATTCTCTAAAGACTTCAAGTAATCATCCAGAAAAATAAGCAAGCTATTATTTGTTAGTAATAAACTTTTTCTTATTATGCAGCAGCTAACAACATATAGCCTGAGATTTTTATTTTTTTTCCCATTACATAAACAAAAGAGTCATGTATCGCATATTAATGATTGCCAATATTTTATTCTTTGTAATCGTTCTTATTATCAATACATTGGCAGTTACGTCCCCTTTTTGGGGGAAATCAATCGTTGAGTTAACAGATTTACATGCCAACATGCTCACACCAGAGCATTTTTCGTCTAGTATTTGGAGTATCATTTATCCCTTATTGAGTTTATCTATTATTGATCAAATAAAAACGGTGCTAAAAAAAGAAGCAGTGCCTAGAGAAGTTCAAAGTGTTGGCATTGGATTTATAATTACCTTTGTCCTAAACTGCGGATGGTTAATTGCTTGGGAAGCTGAATATCTTATTCTTTCTTTTGCAATAATTTTTTCTAATTGGCTAACCCTTATATGGGTTTATTACCGTTTGGTAGGGGTGGAAAAAGCACGATGGATTTATACCATTCCTTTTAGTATTTATTTGGCTTGGATTTGCATAGGTGCCCTTCTTCACCTCAATCTCTTACTCATTTACTTAGGATTTGACTTTTTTGGACTATCAGAGGAATACTGGACTGCCGCCTTAATTGTTATGGGGATTTTTGGAACATTATTAGTCTTGTACCTCAATCAAGACATTTGGTTTACATTAGTTTTAATATGGGCTTTTTTAGGAATTTTCTTGAGAAGCAAACGATTGTTCTACGAAAACAATTGGGTTACTATCATGTCTTTGTTTGCTATGGTATTTTTAGCTGTAGTAGGCACATGGACTCAATTCCGAAAAATAAAATCATCCGATTAATCTTCTCTCTTATATTATAAAAGTCGTCCCATCTTAACGAGCTAAAATGGGACGACTTTTAAGATATTCATGAACTTTTACGTTCACTTTTCTTCTATTAGAGTTAGCTGCGCTGCATAGTTTCAACCAGCTATAGTTATATCCGTTCTATTATTTTCTTCCTAGATACACTTGCAATCCTATTGAAAAGTCAAATGCATGTGTCAAAGAGTAACTTGTTGTCTCTACTCCATTTGCAGTCAAAATACTATTACTGCTTGCAAAATTATACTTTGCTAATGCTTCGATACCAATGTTATCATTTGAAAAAATCGTAAACCCTGGCCCAATACTGAATGCAAATACATTGGTTACGGCCAATTGTTGTTCGTTGTTTATGGTAATATTATCGGTAGAGTTTCCATATCCAAAATCAGTCTCAAAGAACAAGGCTTTGTCTCCAAAAGGAATATAGTATCGTAAGAAAGGTCCAAATAATAAGTCACTATCTAACTCGTCACGGTTATTGTTTTTTACCGTACTCAATGTGTAATCAATTCCAATACCTGTTGCAAAGTTATTAACAAAGAAATAACCAACAGATGGAGCGATATTAAATTGCGTTGCACTTGACCCTTCTGTTTCTGAACCATTGACACTTACGGTAGACGACGCTGTAGATAAGCCCAATTCTCCACCTATCATGAAGTTACCTTTCTTCGTTTGGGCTTCCATTGTATTAAACGAGAATAAGACAGTTGCAAATGCCAAAGTACTGGCGAATAATATTTTCCTTAAGTTAAGCATGTTTTTTCTTTTTTATTGATTAATAATAATTCATTTATTGATCATATTTTCATTTTATTGTGACATGACTAAATTAAAATTTAATAAAATCAATCAATCTAACAAAACAAAACACAATCACACAATAACCAGATAAGCAATACATTACACTACCAAGTCACTATATAAACAAAACAACCAAAACAAAAAAATGTTCATAAAAACCACTTTTAATTACACCTAAAAAATAAAATAAATTTTAATAATTATAATAAAATAAAAAAAGACCAATTGACAATAGCCAACTGATCTATATATATTTATAGACTACTAATCAAGTAGTTTCCATTATTTTCTTCCTAAGTATACTTGTAGACCTACAGAAAAGTCAAAAGCATGTGTGATAGAGTTACTAGTTGTCTCTACTCCATTCGCAGTCAAAATACTATTACTACTTGCAAAATTATACTTTGCCAATGCCTCAATACCAATATTATCATTAGAGAAAATTGTAAAACCTGGTCCAATACCTGCTGCAAATACATTGGTCACAGCCAATTGTTGTTCATTATTTACGGTGATATTATCTGTAGAATTCCCATATCCAAAATCGACCTCAAAGAATAAAGCCTTATCTCCAAATGGCACATAATATCTCATATATGGTCCAAATAACAAATCACTATCTAACTCATCACGTCTATTATTTTTTACCGTACTCAATGTGTAATCAACTCCAATACCCATTGCAAAGTTATTAGCAAAGAAATAACCAACAGATGGAGCGATATTAAATTGCGTTGCACTTGACCCCTCTGTTTCTGAACCATCAACGTTTACCGTAGAAGATGAAGTAGACAAACCTACCTCTCCACCAACCATAAAGTTCCCCTTCTGAGTTTGGGCATTCATTGCATTAGTTGTGAATAAAAGTGTCGCGAACGTTAATAAACTAAAGAATATTGTCTTTCTAAAATTAAGCATGTTTTTTCTTTTAATTGTTAAAAAAATAGTTTCTATACGTTTTACACTCACTTAAAAGCATTAAAAGAAACATATAATGTGTCTACAAAAACAACATACATATTAAAAATAAAGCTATAAAAAAGGTTAAATCAAAGCAAATGTAAACCTGTTCCATCAAGCAAAGAATTAACGTATTAATTGCGTTGCTTTCATCTATACAACATTGAGAAAATTATTTTTGTTTAAAAAAAAGTTAAAAAAAACATACTTTAGTTAAAGATGATAACATAAAAAAAGGTTCAAACAAAAAAACCAAAACCAACACAAATAACTGATAATCAAAATAAAATAAATATATAAAGTTGTTTTCCAAAATTTAAGCTTATTCTCTCATTTTACTATTTTTTCATATAAAACAAAAAAAGGCGGTGCTAATGCACCGCCCTCAAACAAGGCTTCTTAATAATTTTATTGCTCTATTCTTTAACTTTCGTTTCCGTCCTTTTCTTCCTTATTAGGCTTTTCTTTCTTTTTCTTAGGAGGCGCCATTAAGTCTTTATTTGTGACATTCATTGTTCTCTCCAAACCAATCGTCCCAAAATTTAAAACGCCTTGCCCTGCATGCTTAATAATTGCTGGCAAATCCGCTGCCTCTTGATTCGTCCAACGGCCTAGTACAAAATCAACTTGTTTGCCCTTGCCAAAACGATCTCCTATGCCTATTCTCAATCTAGGATATTGGCTTGTACTTAACAGTTGCTCTATATTCTTAAGACCATTGTGCCCCCCAGCACTCCCCTTGGATTTTACTTTTACTTTGCCAAAACTCAAATTCAGGTCATCCAAAATAACCAAAAGGTTGGAAATTTTGATCTTCTCTTTTTGCAACCAATAACGAATAGCTTGTCCACTTAGATTCATATACGTATTGGGTTTCAACAAAATAAATGTTCTCCCCTTGTGGCGAAACGAACCAACCATCCCGTAACGTTCACTCTTATACTGCACGTCAAATTTATCTGCTAAATAATCCACCACATCAAAGCCAATATTATGACGAGTACCGTCATAATCTGGTCCTATGTTCCCCAAACCTGTAATAAGATATTTCACACTATTCTCTATTTTTGAAGTTTCAAGTTCTTGATTGACAAACAGACGTTTTATAAACTTGAACATATTCATTAATTTATGAAGTGACAAGATACAACAAAAGACGTATTAGAAAATCCAATACGTCTTAAGATATTATATACCTACTCTTTGTCTTAAAAAGATAAAGAATATAAAGTTTTTTATTATTGAGCAGATTCTGCTGCTGATCTTGCTTCTGCAGAACGCAAAGCACGTGGTACTTCAACAGAAGCCAAAGGAATTCCACCAGCATTCATAATCTCGATACCTTCTTCTACTTGAATTTCACGTACACGGATAGATTTACCCAACATCAAGTGCTCAACGTTTACTTCAATAAATGAAGAAAGTTTATCTGGAGTAGTTTTCACCTTAACTTTGCGAATTTTTTGCATCAAAACACCACCAACTTTTACACCTTTGGCCGTACCAACCAATTTGATTGGAATTTCTGCTTTTACGCTTTGTCCTTCTACTAACTCCAACAAATCAACATGTTGAATAGCATCAGTAACTGGGTGAAACTGCACAGTTTTGATAATAGCATTGTATTTTGCGCCATCTAACTCAACCTCTGCTGTTCTAAATTCATTTGTATAAATCAAATCACGCAAAGCCTTTGTTGTAAGGCTAAAGTGAAGGTTTTTTTCGCCACCGTAAAGAACGCAAGGTACCAAACCTGCATTGCGTAGTGCTTTTGTACTTTTCTTGCCTAATTCAGTTCTTGAAGTACCTGATAATGCGATCGTTTTCATCTGAATATTTATATTTTATTCTAAGTAAATACTTTTCTTTTTGGACGTGCAAAGATAAAAAACTATTTATCATATTCAAAACAATGGCTTTAATACTTAAGCCTTTTATATCAAAAAACTAATACCTAAAAACCCCAAAACACCATAAGAAACTGAAAATCAAAAACATCCCCCTAAACAAAGGTGCGGTATTTTTTTTAGCTGAAATACAAAAAAAAACACTTTTTTACTTTATCAGCTCTTGCAAACGCTTTATACTCTGCTGATTTTCATCTAGGTTAATGGCATTCAAAATATCATTTTTTTCTCGTTGAGTTAAATGAAGACTCAACGAGGCTCGTTCATTCAAAATCGTTGGTTTGTACACAAAATCAACTACATCTATCTTATCATATCCTATTTTTGATTTCAGATAAGATACATAAGTATCATGGTGGTAATTTTGAATAGCATCTAAGGCAAAAACGGGTCCCAAAGGATTGAAAGCCAATTCGGATAATGATTTGGTCGTTGTCTCTGCAATT
It includes:
- a CDS encoding outer membrane beta-barrel protein; the encoded protein is MLNLRKILFASTLAFATVLFSFNTMEAQTKKGNFMIGGELGLSTASSTVSVNGSETEGSSATQFNIAPSVGYFFVNNFATGIGIDYTLSTVKNNNRDELDSDLLFGPFLRYYIPFGDKALFFETDFGYGNSTDNITINNEQQLAVTNVFAFSIGPGFTIFSNDNIGIEALAKYNFASSNSILTANGVETTSYSLTHAFDFSIGLQVYLGRK
- a CDS encoding outer membrane beta-barrel protein, encoding MNAQTQKGNFMVGGEVGLSTSSSTVNVDGSETEGSSATQFNIAPSVGYFFANNFAMGIGVDYTLSTVKNNRRDELDSDLLFGPYMRYYVPFGDKALFFEVDFGYGNSTDNITVNNEQQLAVTNVFAAGIGPGFTIFSNDNIGIEALAKYNFASSNSILTANGVETTSNSITHAFDFSVGLQVYLGRK
- the pth gene encoding aminoacyl-tRNA hydrolase → MFKFIKRLFVNQELETSKIENSVKYLITGLGNIGPDYDGTRHNIGFDVVDYLADKFDVQYKSERYGMVGSFRHKGRTFILLKPNTYMNLSGQAIRYWLQKEKIKISNLLVILDDLNLSFGKVKVKSKGSAGGHNGLKNIEQLLSTSQYPRLRIGIGDRFGKGKQVDFVLGRWTNQEAADLPAIIKHAGQGVLNFGTIGLERTMNVTNKDLMAPPKKKKEKPNKEEKDGNES
- a CDS encoding 50S ribosomal protein L25/general stress protein Ctc codes for the protein MKTIALSGTSRTELGKKSTKALRNAGLVPCVLYGGEKNLHFSLTTKALRDLIYTNEFRTAEVELDGAKYNAIIKTVQFHPVTDAIQHVDLLELVEGQSVKAEIPIKLVGTAKGVKVGGVLMQKIRKVKVKTTPDKLSSFIEVNVEHLMLGKSIRVREIQVEEGIEIMNAGGIPLASVEVPRALRSAEARSAAESAQ